From one Pristis pectinata isolate sPriPec2 chromosome 12, sPriPec2.1.pri, whole genome shotgun sequence genomic stretch:
- the LOC127576544 gene encoding zinc finger protein 585A-like isoform X1: MVFRCSECGKGFARSSHLQAHQRVHTGERPFSCSTCGKGFTELSHLMMHQRVHTGERPFFCSTCGKGFSQSSSLMKHQRVHTEERPFSCSTCGKGFTQLSHLTRHKRVHTGEKPYTCSESGKGFTRSSELLIHQRVHTGERPYTCYECGKEFTQSSHLLKHQRVHIEERPCICSTCGKGFSWSSQLLIHQRVHTGEKPYTCSECGKGFTRSSHLLRHQIVHTGETPCICSTCGKGFTQLSSLMMHQRVHTGERPFSCSTCGKAFNQLSNLMMHQRVHTGERPFFCSTCGKGFSRSSSLMKHQRVHTGERPFSCSTCGKGFTQLSHLTRHKRVHTGEKPYTCSQCGKGFTRSSHLLRHQQVHTRERPFNCLTCRKGFTRSSELQIHHRVHTGEKVYTCSECGKGFTRSSELLIHQSVHTGERPCICSMCGKGFSRSSQLLIHQRVHTGEKPYTCSECGKGFTQSSHLLRHQIVHTGERPFICSTCGKGFTQSSQLLIHQRVHTREKPYTCSECGKGFTQSSQLLRHQIVHTGERPFICSMCGKGFTQSSQLLRHQRVHTGEKPYTCSECGNGFTDSSNFLRHQRVHTGERPFSCSECGKAFRWSSDLLKHQRIHTAEKD, translated from the exons ATGGT attccgCTGCTcagagtgtgggaagggctttgctcGGTCATCCCACTTGCaggcacaccagcgagttcacactggggagaggccgttctcctgctcaacgtgtgggaaaggattcactgagTTATCCCACCTGATgatgcaccagcgagttcacactggggagaggccattcttctgctcaacgtgtgggaagggattcagtcaGTCATCCAGCCTGATgaagcaccagcgagttcacactgaggagaggccattctcctgctcaacatgTGGGAAAGGATTTACTCAGTTATCCCATCTTACAAGGCAcaagcgagttcacactggggagaagccataCACCTGCTCAGAGtctgggaagggattcactcggtcatctgagctgctgatacaccagcgggttcacaccggggagaggccatacACCTGCTATGAGTGCGGGAAGGAATTCACTCAGTCGTCCCATTTGCTgaaacaccagcgagttcacatcGAGGAGAGGCCGTGCATCTGCTCgacgtgcgggaagggattcagttGGTCGTCTcagctgctgatacaccagcgagttcacactggggagaagccttacacctgctctgagtgtgggaagggattcactcggtcgtcccATTTGCTAAGGCACCAGatagttcacactggggagacgCCGTGCatctgctcaacgtgtgggaaaggattcactcagttatccagcctgatgatgcaccagcgagttcacactggggagaggccattttCCTGCTCAACATGTGGGAAAGCATTCAATCAGTTATCCAACCTGATgatgcaccagcgagttcacactggggagaggccgttcttctgctcaacgtgtgggaagggattcagtcgGTCATCCAGCCTGATGAAGCACCAGCGAGTTcatactggggagaggccattctcctgctcaacgtgtgggaaaggatttacTCAGTTATCCCACCTTACAAGGCAcaagcgagttcacactggggagaagccgtacacctgctcacagtgcgggaagggattcactcggtcatccCATTTGCTGAGGCACCAGCAGgttcacaccagggagaggcCATTCAACTGCTTGACGtgcaggaagggattcactcggtcatctGAACTGCAGATACACCAtcgggttcacaccggggagaaggtgtacacctgctccgagtgtgggaagggattcactcggtcatctgagctgctgatacaccagagtgttcacaccggggagaggccgtgcATCTGCTCgatgtgcgggaagggattcagtcGGTCGTCTcagctgctgatacaccagcgagttcacactggggagaagccatacacctgctccgagtgcgggaagggattcactcaatCGTCCCATTTGCTGAGGCACCAGatagttcacactggggagaggccattcatctgctcaacgtgcgggaagggattcactcagtcatctcagctgctgatacaccagcgtGTTCACACTCGGGAGAAGCcatacacctgctctgagtgcgggaagggattcactcagtcgtcccAATTGCTGAGGCACCAGatagttcacactggggagaggccgttcatctgctcaatgtgcgggaagggattcactcagtcgtcgcagctgctgagacaccagcgggttcacaccggggagaagccgtacacctgctccgaatGTGGGAATGGTTTCACTGATTCGTCCAATTTTTtgagacaccagcgagttcacactggggagaggccattctcctgctctgagtgcgggaaggcaTTCCGTTggtcatctgacctgctgaaacaccagcgaattcacactgcggagaaagattaa
- the LOC127576544 gene encoding zinc finger protein 585A-like isoform X2, with product MMHQRVHTGERPFFCSTCGKGFSQSSSLMKHQRVHTEERPFSCSTCGKGFTQLSHLTRHKRVHTGEKPYTCSESGKGFTRSSELLIHQRVHTGERPYTCYECGKEFTQSSHLLKHQRVHIEERPCICSTCGKGFSWSSQLLIHQRVHTGEKPYTCSECGKGFTRSSHLLRHQIVHTGETPCICSTCGKGFTQLSSLMMHQRVHTGERPFSCSTCGKAFNQLSNLMMHQRVHTGERPFFCSTCGKGFSRSSSLMKHQRVHTGERPFSCSTCGKGFTQLSHLTRHKRVHTGEKPYTCSQCGKGFTRSSHLLRHQQVHTRERPFNCLTCRKGFTRSSELQIHHRVHTGEKVYTCSECGKGFTRSSELLIHQSVHTGERPCICSMCGKGFSRSSQLLIHQRVHTGEKPYTCSECGKGFTQSSHLLRHQIVHTGERPFICSTCGKGFTQSSQLLIHQRVHTREKPYTCSECGKGFTQSSQLLRHQIVHTGERPFICSMCGKGFTQSSQLLRHQRVHTGEKPYTCSECGNGFTDSSNFLRHQRVHTGERPFSCSECGKAFRWSSDLLKHQRIHTAEKD from the coding sequence ATgatgcaccagcgagttcacactggggagaggccattcttctgctcaacgtgtgggaagggattcagtcaGTCATCCAGCCTGATgaagcaccagcgagttcacactgaggagaggccattctcctgctcaacatgTGGGAAAGGATTTACTCAGTTATCCCATCTTACAAGGCAcaagcgagttcacactggggagaagccataCACCTGCTCAGAGtctgggaagggattcactcggtcatctgagctgctgatacaccagcgggttcacaccggggagaggccatacACCTGCTATGAGTGCGGGAAGGAATTCACTCAGTCGTCCCATTTGCTgaaacaccagcgagttcacatcGAGGAGAGGCCGTGCATCTGCTCgacgtgcgggaagggattcagttGGTCGTCTcagctgctgatacaccagcgagttcacactggggagaagccttacacctgctctgagtgtgggaagggattcactcggtcgtcccATTTGCTAAGGCACCAGatagttcacactggggagacgCCGTGCatctgctcaacgtgtgggaaaggattcactcagttatccagcctgatgatgcaccagcgagttcacactggggagaggccattttCCTGCTCAACATGTGGGAAAGCATTCAATCAGTTATCCAACCTGATgatgcaccagcgagttcacactggggagaggccgttcttctgctcaacgtgtgggaagggattcagtcgGTCATCCAGCCTGATGAAGCACCAGCGAGTTcatactggggagaggccattctcctgctcaacgtgtgggaaaggatttacTCAGTTATCCCACCTTACAAGGCAcaagcgagttcacactggggagaagccgtacacctgctcacagtgcgggaagggattcactcggtcatccCATTTGCTGAGGCACCAGCAGgttcacaccagggagaggcCATTCAACTGCTTGACGtgcaggaagggattcactcggtcatctGAACTGCAGATACACCAtcgggttcacaccggggagaaggtgtacacctgctccgagtgtgggaagggattcactcggtcatctgagctgctgatacaccagagtgttcacaccggggagaggccgtgcATCTGCTCgatgtgcgggaagggattcagtcGGTCGTCTcagctgctgatacaccagcgagttcacactggggagaagccatacacctgctccgagtgcgggaagggattcactcaatCGTCCCATTTGCTGAGGCACCAGatagttcacactggggagaggccattcatctgctcaacgtgcgggaagggattcactcagtcatctcagctgctgatacaccagcgtGTTCACACTCGGGAGAAGCcatacacctgctctgagtgcgggaagggattcactcagtcgtcccAATTGCTGAGGCACCAGatagttcacactggggagaggccgttcatctgctcaatgtgcgggaagggattcactcagtcgtcgcagctgctgagacaccagcgggttcacaccggggagaagccgtacacctgctccgaatGTGGGAATGGTTTCACTGATTCGTCCAATTTTTtgagacaccagcgagttcacactggggagaggccattctcctgctctgagtgcgggaaggcaTTCCGTTggtcatctgacctgctgaaacaccagcgaattcacactgcggagaaagattaa